In the genome of Candidatus Saganbacteria bacterium, the window TAGAGCCCTTTACTTCACCCCTGGCCAGGATATTTTATAGATATTTCCATCATGAGAACTGTTTAGGAATAAAAGATTCCTGGAACAACGCTTTTCCGGAAGGAAAAGAGCCGATGAACGGCAATGCGGAAATTCCTTGGCTTTGCTTGGTCAAGAACAATGCTCCGATCAAAGGAAGGTTCCCGTCCAGCGGGTTGCGGTTGCGCAAAATAAGTCCGTTTGCCGGTCTTAGTTACTTATTGACCGGAGGTTTTCAGCGCTGGCAGTTTCCAGTTTCCTTTGTTCGCGGGTTGTACCGGGTTGAAGAAAAAATACGGCCAATATGGGCGAATATGGCGGCAACACGCTGCTTGGCTGTGCTGGAAAAGGAGAGCTAAAATGTTTGTTATTATTGAAAAATTAATGCGCCGATACAATAAATATCTTCCCTGGCAGATAAAATATCTTTTGGGCAAAGCAAGCATCGGAGGATTGGATATTACAATTGACCGCCATTTTGAATATGCTTTTGTTGTGAATCGTCTCAAAGACAAGACTGGAGGTATATTGGTAGATGTTGGCGGGGCTGGATCTGTTCTTTCTCCTATTATGGCGGCGCTGGGTTATAAAGTCATTGGTTACGATCTCCACTCATGGGATCTGCAATACCCTGGCTATGAACACCGAATCGGTAATGCTTGTAAAATGGATTTACCGGATGGCTCGGTTAGCGTTTGTGTTTCCGTTAGTTGCATAGAGCATATGAATACCGATCGTTATACTTCTTCAGACCAGGGAGTGGATAAATTGTTTCTTAAGGAAGTCTTAAGAGTGCTGAAACCAGGGGGCAGGCTTATCATTACTGTCCCGTTCGGGCTCACCCGGATTACCCCCCTCCATCGTGTCTACGACGATGGGGCAATCAAGAAGTTGACTGCAAGTTTTAAGGAGATATCCCGTGAATATTATGTGCCGAGAGAGCGTGAAGGTTTGTACCATTATCGTATTGGCACGATCGAAGAAGCAATGCTTCCGCGATCTATTTCGCAATATTCGGTAGTTGCGCTCGAATTGGAAAAGTATTAGGAGGGAATGAAATGGCAAGGGTAAGGAAAATAGCTGAATATTTGTGGCATACTGTGAATTTTAGGAGATTTATTTTTTTTGTTGTTGCTTCATTTATAGCACATCTTGATAAGTTTCTTCTCGGATCCTACGCGCTTTATAAAACGCACGATCAATTTGATTCCTTTTGGCCTTATCAGGTTGCGCTCGCAAAACGAATTTTGTCTTTCCAAATGCCTGGTTGGTTCCCAGATTATGTCGGAGGGCTGCCATTTTTTTATATGGATATTAACTGGCTTTTCTTCCCCATGCTTATTGGAGGTTTGTTTCGCGATCCATGGGCTACGGTTGTCATTACAATGATGCAGTTTGTATTAGCCGGGTTTGGAGCGTATCTATTTTTGAAGCATTTTCTGGACTTAGACGACACCGCCGGTATTTTAGGCGGTTTGCTTTGGGCGCTAGGAACATTTAATCTGACTTATTGGAGAATATTCGATTTGGCCGTGATCCCAATGTTATTTTATTGTACGGATAAGATCGTTTCGGCGCCTGAAAGAAAAACAAAATTATTATTGTTGGTCGGATTGCTTATATCTACTCTGAATATCCAGTTTGCCAGAGGGGCATTGTTCCTTGCCTTTTTCCAATTGTTTTTTATCTTTTTCTCCAACCGGGAATGGCGAAAAACGAAAAAAACGTTGCTATTCTTTGCTTTGGTTTGGTTATTTGTAACGATCATTAATTTACCGGTTATTATCTCTCTTCTTACTAGCGCGGCGATAGGCAGTCGGAGTTTGGTCAAATGGGTTCCGGAAAGCACGCCGTCCCTTGCTTTTTACTGGCGGAATCTGGTTAATTTTATAATCGGTACGCCGTCCATGAATTTTGGTTTTATCGGTTCACTGATCTTTTTTTTCAGTTTGACACGCTTAAAGCAATGGGCCCCGCTGGTAAAAAAGTTGCTTATCTTTTATCTTGTAATCCTATTTTTTGTGTTATTTGTTGATCAGGCAGTCTGGTTCCAGACCGTCCGGCAGCATCTTCCTTTAAGGGATTTCAGGCTTTCCCGGTTTATTTTGCCTGGACCCTTCATCTTTCTTATTTTATTGATTGCAGGGTTCAAGGATTTTCTGGTTTTTGTCGCAAAAGATTTTAAGAAGGTGTTTCTTTTTGTATTAATGGTTCTATTCGCCTTGGTCTTATATCATTTCACAAAACATCCCTTCCCATCAAATTATATTGAGGTTTTTTCTTGCTTGTTGTTTTCGTTTATCTTCTTGGCAGGGGTTTTGGCGCTCAGTAAGAACAAAACAAAGCCATTGTGGCTGGCCTATTTCATTATAGGATTGATCCTTTTGGAAAGATTAACAACATTTAATTTGATTAGGGTGGCCGATGTTCATCCCCCATCTTTTGTGCATATTTTTAAATCCGAACTTTTCGATAAGTTTAGGCCAGCCCATAAATATGATTATCGCATTGCATTTATCAACTGGCATCCTACCGTCGGAATTTATAATGGCTATCAGGTTGCTGGTGGTTATGCATCGCAATATATGAGAAGTTATGCTATCTTTTGGGCGTCGATTTTACAGGATGAAAAAGATGAATTTTTATCATATGTTTATAAAGCTTATTTGATCGACAAAAATGTCGAGAATGAAGATGTCCCTCCCAAAATAATAGAAAAACCGACTTTCAAAACAGATTTGCTGGCATTAAATAATGTTCGCTATATTTTTTCCTTCAACGATATTGAACGTCCCGAAAAGTGGGGCTTGTCCATTGTTAATCGAGGCACACAATATCATTCCGATCCTTCCCTAGCCGGCTTAGCGCGAAAAAAACAGACTGTCAAGCGCCTTGTATCCAAAATCTTTACTACAATTCCTTATTATGTTTTTGAGGTTAAAAACTACCAGCCTCGAGTTTATTTGGCGGGGGGCTATAGATTGGTCAACGGCGAAATTGGGCTTAAAGATTATCTAAAAGCGGTGCCGATAGGTCGTTTAAGAAAAGAAGTCGTCTATGACAGGCACGATTTGTCTCTTGCGGAACTTAAAGCGTTAAAAACAAAATATGGTTTTATCTCTAAAACTCTGCCGCGGATCACTAAATATTCTGATAATAGGATCGAAATTGAAGCCGTTTCCGACCGATCCTGTCAGCTTGTTCTGGTTGAAAATTATTCTCAAGATTGGACAGCCTCTGTTAACGGTCAGCCGGTTGAGATCATGCCTGCATATGGAGTTTTTCGATCGGTATTGATCAATAAAGGATCCAATAAAATAATCTTTGAATATCGGCCGAGTTATCTTTTGTTTTCTCTTTGGTTTTCAGCAATTGGAGGCGCGTTTATGCTTTTTATTGGACTATTTTGGGCGTTAAAAAAGGAAAAATATTAGGGAGCGTTAAATGATCATCATTAATATATTGGAGGAAGAAGGATGAAGAAAGCTTTATTAACCGGCGTAACTGGGCAAGACGGTAGTTATTTAGCGGAATTGTTGCTTTCTAAAGGGTATGAGGTTCATGGGTTAATAAGACGCGCCAGTACTTTCAATACCCATCGAATAGACCATATTTATGTTGATCCACATATCGTGGGCGCTAAATTCTTTTTGCATTTTGGAGACCTTTCGGATTCGGGGCAATTAATAAATCTTATTTATAATATTCAACCAGATGAGATCTATAATTTGGGCGCTCAAAGCCATGTTAGGGTCAGCTTTGATACTCCCGAATATACAGGAGATATAACAGGGCTTGGGACCACTCGATTGTTGGAAGCTGTAAGGAGAAGTGGGATAAAAACCAGATTTTATCAGGCAAGCAGCAGCGAAATGTTTGGCATCTCTCCACCGCCACAAAGTGAGAAAAGCCAATTTTATCCGCGAAGCCCATATGCCGCGGCTAAAGTTTATAGTTATTGGATGACCGTTAATTTTAGGGAAGGATATAGCCTATTTGCCTGCAATGGAATACTTTTTAATCATGAGAGCCCAAGAAGAGGCGAAACTTTTGTTTCAAGAAAAATTTCACGTGCAGTTGCAAATATATTGGCAAAAAAGCAAGATAAACTTTATCTTGGCAATCTACAGGCAAAAAGGGATTGGGGCTATGCTCCTGAATATGTTGAGTGCCAATGGCGCATGCTTCAGCAAGATAAACCACAGGATTTTGTCGTTGGGACAGGCGAGAGCCATACAGTCCAGGAGTTTGTTGAAGAAGCCTTTTCATATGTAAATCTTGATTGGAGAAAATATGTTGAAAAAGATGAAAAGTATTTTAGACCGACCGAAGTCGATCATTTATTGGCTGATATTTCGCTTGTGAAAAAGGTTTTGGATTGGGAACCGAAAGTGAGGTTTCTGGAACTTGTTAAGATTATGGTCGATGCCGATTTGAAAGCTGTCGGATTGCAGCCTATTGGCCAAGGTGAAAAAATTTTAATGGGAAAAGGGATTCATTGGACAAAAAACCAATTAACGGTGGGGTAAATAGGCATGAATTTTTGGGAAAATAAAAAAGTGGTCGTTACGGGTGGATCGGGTTTTTTGGGATCTTTTGTTGTTGATAGGCTAAAAGAAAAAGGCTGCAACAATGTATTTGTCCCTTCATCAAAAGATTTTGATTTGATCGAGGGTGAATGTGTCAAAAAAATGTATCAAGAAGCTAAACCGGAAATAGTGATCCATTTGGCTGCAAAGGTCGGGGGGATTGGCGCAAATCGTTCAAATCCTGCGGGATTTTTTTATGATAATTTGATGATGGGCGTTCAACTGATAGAACAAGCCCGAAAGTTTGGTGTTAAAAAATTCGTTACAATCGGGACAATTTGTTCATATCCAAAATTTACGCCTGTGCCGTTTAAGGAGGAAATGTTGTGGGAGGGGTATCCCGAAGAAACAAATGCTCCCTATGGGATAGCTAAAAAGGCCCTTCTTGTGCAATCGCAGGCATATCGCGCCCAATATAATTTTAATGCAATATATTTGCTGCAGGTGAATTTATATGGTCCCCGCGATAATTTCGACCTTGAAACTTCGCATGTAATCCCGGCCGTTATAAGGAAATGCTTGGAAGCTATAAAGAATAATGATGCAAAGATCGTGGTTTGGGGATCCGGAAAACCAACACGCGAATTTTTGTTTGTTGAGGATGCTGCAGAAGGGATTGTTTTGGCTTCAGAAAAATATGATGGAGCCGATCCAATAAACCTTGGGGCAGGGTTTGAGATCTCCATGAAGGATCTTGTTGAGTTGATATGTAAATTAACTGGGTTCAATGGCGAGCTTGTTTGGGATAAAACAAAACCTGATGGGCAACCGCGCAGAATGTTGGATGTTAGTCGCGCCCAAAAAGAATTTGGATTTAAGTCAAAAACCAATTTTGAGGAAGGGCTTAAAAAAACCATTGAATGGTACAAGGGGCAAATAGGATGAGAACTTTGATCGTGATTCCAGTACGACTCGGATCATGGCGTTTTCCGGATAAACCATTAATTCTAATAGAGGGCTTGCCCATGATCGAGCATGTTTATCTGCGTTCGCAATTGGTATCAAATGTGGATGATATTGTGGTTGCGACTTGTGATGAGGAAGTTGCTGCCGTAGCCCAAAAAATTGGAGCCGAAGTGGTTATGACCTCGTCGCAACACAAGACGGCTGCTGAGCGTGTGGCAGAGGCCGCAAAGATTAAGGGTTATGTGAAATATGATGACATTATTATTAATGTCCAAGGCGATGAACCTGTGGTCCCGCCGCCCGTAGTAAAGATGACTAGGGATTTATTGATCAGGAACCAGGATGCCGGGTGCGCAAATTTAGTTGAACGAATAACGGATCCTGCGGATCTGACAAATACTAATAGGGTTAAAGCGGTATTGTCTGTCAATAATAACCTCATTTTCCTGAGCCGCCAGGAAATCCCATCTACTGTTTTTGATGTTGGGAAAAAGGCGATTTTTTTAAGACTTACTTGCATAACTGCTTATCGAGGAACTTTTTTGCAGTATTATTGTTCACTTCCCAGAACTCCGATAGAGTTGATCGAAGGCAATGATCTAATGAGGGTGATCGAACATGATATTAAAGTCCCATCCGGAATTTCTCCATATGCTACCCATCCTGTAGACGTGCCCGAAGATGTTTGCGGGGTTAAAAAACTGCTGTTAAACGATTTATGGTTTGAAAAAATTATCTCAAATGGCAATAGGGCATCTGAGAAGTGAAGAAAATTCTTATTGTATTGGATAATTTTGACGATGATTGGGGTAGTAAAATATCCGCAAACGGCAACCAATATTATTTGCTAACCTTTGGGTTTTCCCCAAAGCAAGCTTTTTCGAATTGCAAATCGCCATCGCATGACCTCGAAAAAAGAGTAAATGCAATTGATTCAAAAACTATTTCAGCCTGTGCAGAAAAAGAAGCAAGAGATTTTTATCTCGATCTTATTAGGGATTTTCCGAGAAAAGTGTCAGATATCCTTGCTTTTAATGGGAGGAACTTGTGGTGGTATTTAAATGCAAGCGAGAAAAGCATTTGGACGGGTAAGATCATTCATAGGCTTTATGCCTTTCTTCGTTTTTGCCATACCTGCGATGAGAAAAATTATGATGAAATATTTTTCTTTGTTAGGGACGATCTCTTGAGGGAATCCGTGGTGAATTATTCGAAAAGTAAAAAGATTCAATATTCAAGCTTTAAGGCGAAAAAAATATTCTTGAACTTGGAAAAGAATACAATAGCTTTCTTGATAATGTATTTTTTTCGCGCCATAAGAATATGGCTAAGGATGTTTTTAAAATTATTGGCATTGCGGTTCCTTGGCCTTAAAACAGTAAAGGATATTCCGGCAGGATCTTTTGGGATATTCAGCATATATCCGATCTGGTGGAATAGGTCAGTTGCAGGGAAGTCTTCAGAGTGTTTCTTTGGATCGGTCCCAGATGGGCTGTCAAAAAAAGAAAAAGTAATTTATATCTTATGGTTGACCGATAGTTGGTTTATGTTGTTAATGAACGGGAAGCGGCTGAAAAGCTTTTTTATGGATAGGACCGCGCTTGTTTTGGAGAAGTTTATAACTATTTCCGACCTATTTATTTTGTTTGATTATAATATTTTGATGAAATTCATTCGTCTAATAAAATTTTCCGACAAATTGGATTGTGAATTGAAGGGGGTAAATGTGTCCGGTTTTTTTTGTGATGAACTAACTAGGTCATTGATCAATCCAATGTTTTTTCAATGGATCCTGCTGGATAGGTCTATTGGAAGAATTGATCTCGCGAATCTAAAGGCATTGCTTTTTAGGCTTGAATTTCAACCGCTTGAAAAGGCTTTGTTGTACAACGCTCAAGATAATGTAAAATCGTTTGGGTTTCAGCACTCCGCGATAGGTAAAAACTTCCTTAATTATGTTTTTACCAATAACGAGCTAGTGGTCAGCCTGGTAAATAAGTCTGATATAAATAGTATGCCGCTTCCTGATTATATTTTTACCTGTGGGCGGCGGGGTGTTGAAAATCTTTTATTTGCGGGATATCCGAAAGACCGCCTTGCTGTTGCAGGAGGGGTTCGGTTTCACAAATTATTTGATTATTCACGAAAAAAACCTGCCCAACATGAATTGAGGGAGAAGTATCACCTACCATCCGATAGGAAAATTATTTTTGTTGCAGCTTCTCAATTATTAAACGAAACTATTTGTATGCTTGAAGATTTGATTGAGACAATAACTTCCAGAAATGAGCCTTATCATGTTATTATCAAAAGCAATCCGAATAAGGATAAAAATAAGCAGTATTTAGCAGGTATTATTAAGCCTCTCGAGAAAGCGAATGGAAGGGTATCTCATGAGATATTCAGAGAAGATATGCAGCTTTATGACTTTATCACTTTAGCAGATTATGTGTTGCTGACCGGTGGTTCGGTGGCTTTTGAATCTATGGTCTTAGGCGTTGTTCCTCTTGTATATGATTGCGAACCGCAATTCAGCCATAACCCAATGATCGAATATCCGCAGGCTGTATTAATTGTAAACAATAGCGAATCAATTGGGAATGCATTTGAAATAATTAATGATCCAAGGGTATTGGATGGGATAAAAACATATTGGGAAAAACCACTTTCTGACATGTTTTCGGATGTTTTGCATGATCCGACCGATGATTTCTTGGAGCTTCTTGAGGAAAGGGTCGCGGGGAATGTGAGCAAATGACAAGATCAAAATTTAAAATATTATTGGTTTATCCAAATCTTCCGATGATGCTTGTAACCCCTCTATCAATTGCTGCTTTTATTTGGATCTTGAGGCGAGAGGGATTTGAAGTTGATTTGTTTGATACAACTTCTTATGGCGAAGGAGACTTGAGCAGTCCTCAAAATAGAGTAAAATATCTTCAGGCGCGCAACTTGTTTTCTGAAGGCAATTTAAAGCAGTTGAAATCCACCGATATGGTTGATGATTTCCAACGCAAACTTGAATCATTTAGTCCCGATTTGATTCTTTATTCTTTTCCGGAAGATGGATTTCGCCGCGCAATTCATTTGTTGCGCGTTTCTAATCCTTATAATATCCCAACCATTGTCGGCGGGATACTTGCGACTTCTGCTCCAGATTGGCTCATATCTCATCCTGAAGTTGCGATGCTTGGGGTAGAAGAAGGGGAAGAGCTGATAAAGGAAGTGGCTTTAAGGCTCGCAAAAGGCAAGGATATTTTTGATGTTGCTGGTCTCTGGATAAAGAAAAAAGATGGGTCGATCATTCGAAATGCAATCGGCCCATATGTGGATCTAGATGATTATTCAACAGATTTTTCCCTGTTTGACGAAGAAAGATTGATCCGCCCAATGGGGGGGATTATCCATCGCGCCTTACCGATTGAGACATACAGAGGATGCCCTCACGACTGCACATTTTGCAATTCTTCTTTGCACAATAGGATTGCGAGAGAGCGCCATACGACTTTTCTCCGTAGAAGATCAATTGATGGGATTAGAAAAGAGATTAAGCATCTATTGGATGACTATGCCATAAATCTCTTGTACGTTATCGATGATAGCTTCTTGGCGCGTCCGAAACATGAAATTGACGGGTTTATGGAAATGTATAAAGAATTTAAAATTCCTTTCTGGTGCAATACGCGTCCCGAGCACTGCACTCTGGAAACATTGACGAGGATGAAAGATGTTGGGCTTTTTCGTATGTCATTTGGCATCGAATCCGGCAATGAAGATTTTCGCAGGAAAAATCTCAACAGGAATATCACCAACGAGAAGTTATTGCATTGTTTTGACATTATTGACCAGAGCGGGGTCGCTTACAGCATTAACTGCATGATCGGTTTTCCTTTCGAAACTCGTGAGATGGTATTTGACACTATTCGTTTGGCAAAAAAAATCAAGGGATATGATTCACTGACGGTTAGTATTTTTACCCCATATCGAGGGACGATTTTGCGACAAAAAGCTATTGAGGCTGGATGGCTAGATCCCGAAGCCCAGACCATACATACTACTGCGACTTCATTGCTTAATATGCCGCATTTTACCGCAAGGCAAATTGACGGTCTAATGCGGACTTTCCCGCTATATGTTGAGTTTGATGAATTTGACTGGCCTGAAATTGAAAAGGCGGAATTGTCAGAACCTGGAGGCGAAGAAATATTGGTCCGATATTCAGAATTGTATAAGAAACGACGTTGGGAAAAAAATCCTGAAACCAAGAGGAGGGCATAATGCTTCGGAAAATAATGATCTCCGCGCCCTATATGCAACTGGCAATAGATGCGTTTCGATCATTCTTTAATGAAAACAACTTGGAAGTTATAATTCCTAAAGTCCAGGAAAGATTGGAAGAAGGGGAATTGCTAGATTTGATCGGAGAGATCGATGGCGTTATATGCGGCGACGACCGCTTTACCGCAAAAGTTTTAAATCGTGCAAAAAAACTTAAGGTTATTGCCAAGTGGGGAACGGGCACGGATTCGATCGACCGAGAGGAAGCCCTAAAATTGGGAATTGCGGTCTGCAACACCCCGAACGCTTTTACCGAACCAGTGGCTGACACGGTGTTGGGTTACATGTTAAGTTTCGCTCGGCGGATACCATGGAGCACCAATGACATAAAAAACGGTTTATGGCGGAAAAAACAGGGTATTACTTTGGGGGAGTGTGTTTTGGGCGTTGTTGGAGTGGGAAATATTGGAAAAGCAGTCATCCGAAGAGCGAAGGCCTTCGGAATGAAAACGATAGGCAATGACATCTCCCGGATATCAGAGGAATTCCTCAAAGAGACAGGGACAGAGATGAAAACAAAAAAGGACTTGTTGAAACTGTCGGATTTCGTCACTCTGAATTGCGATCTTAATCCGACCAGCCATCATCTAATGGGCGATGATGAATTTCAGTTGATGAAACCTACTGCTTATATTATCAATACTGCGCGCGGTCCGATTATCAATGAAAAAGCTTTGATCAAAGCATTAAAAAAGAAACAAATAGCCGGGGCAGGGCTGGATGTATTTGAAAAGGAACCTCTTCCTAAAAACAGCCCTTTAAGGAAAATGAATAATTGTCTTTTGGCGCCGCATAATGCCAATAGCAGTCCTGCAGCTTGGGCGCATGTTCATCAGAATACTTTAAATAATCTTTTGATGGGATTAATAAGCGGAAGAAGACATGCATAAATATATCAAAATATCTTATGATTTAGCGCCTGATATGCCGATATTTGAGAATAACCCTCAAAATAAATATGAGGAGATAAATTCTTTTAGAAAAGGCGACAATTGGAGTTCGGCTTTGGTTACGATCTTTACTCATAACGGCACGCATATTGATGCACCCTATCATTTTGATCCTCGCGGTAAAAAAATAGGAGATTATCCGATTGAAAGTTTTATTTTCAATAAGCCTAGAATGCTGAATGTAATAAAAAAAGAAGGCGAACTCATTAACGCAAATGATTTATACGGGGAAAAAGATGAAAAATGTGATTTGCTTTTAATTCGAACGGGGTTTGGCGGAAAAAGGAAAGAAGCTGCTTATGTGCATAATGGTCCTTGGCTGCATCCTGAAGGAGCGAAATTTATCATCAAATGTTATCCAAAATTAAAAGCAATTGGAATAGACGCTATTTCCATTGCATCGCCCAGACATCTTAAAGAAGGGGTGGAAGCTCACAAAATTCTTTTAAAAAAGGTCATGATTATAGAGGATTTGAACTTGAGTATGGCACCCCCCAATATAAAAAAGATATTTGCCATTCCTTTATTTGCGAAAAATGTGGATAGCATGCCTTGTACGGCACTTGTGGAGGTTGAAGGATGAAAAATGCTTTCGCCACGATAATAATAAGGACATTCAATGAAGCGAAGCATTTAGCGCGGCTGCTTGATGGGATTTTAGAGCAAGACAACAAGAATTATGAGATTATCATTGTTGATTCAGGCTCCACCGATAATACTCTTGAGATCGCAAAGAGATATCCAGTAAGAATATTGAATATTCAGCCTGAAATCTTTTCATTTGGTCGTTCGTTGAATGTTGGCTGCAAGAATGCAGAGGGAGAATATCTGATTTTTGTCAGTGCGCACACTTATCCTTTCGATCGAAAATGGTTAGACAATCTTTTGTTGCCCTTCACCGACCCCAAAATTGCAATGGTTTATGGGCGGCAAATTGGCAATCATTTGACCAAACTTGCCGAAGAAAGGGATTTTAAGGCAAGTTTTGGCGATAAATCAAGGATCCTAGTTGAGGAGCCTATTGGAAACAATGCAAATGCGGCAATTAGAAAATCACTTTGGATAAAGGTTCCGTTTGATGAGAAATTAACTGGATTGGAAGATATTGATTGGGCCCACAAGGTGCAGAAACAAGGCTATTATGTTTATTATCGTTCTGATGCGGTAATTTTTCATATTCACGAAGAATCTTTCCGCCAGATATATAATCGTTTTAAGAGAGAAGCGCTTGCCTATAAAAACATTTTTCCCGATTATCATTTTAATGCTAAACGGTCTTTTCTTTCATATCTTTCAATGGTATTGAAAGACGTTTTTTTTGGGATAATCAATAAGAAATCTCTGAATAAAATATTTTCTGTTTTTGCTTATCGATTGGTGGAATATAAAGGGTTGTATGATGGTTTTCAGTATGCCGGACGACTTACTGCGAAATTAACTGATGAACTCTACTTCCTTTTAAAAAATCGAAGTATTGTTTTTGTGGGTCCTAAGCAGCATAGGATTGAAGAAAAAATGATTCCCGATCTTAAAGATGATGAGATTTTAATCGGTGTGAAATATGTAGGAGTATGTTCAACGGATTTAGATGTTTTGAGCGGTGAATTGTCTTATTACAGGTCAGGATGGGCCAAATATCCTATTGTGCCCGGCCATGAATTTTCCGGTGAAGTGATTAGATTGGGAAGAAATGCTAATAGCCTTAATGTTGGGGATAAGGTTGTGGGGGAATGTATTTTGGGCTGTGGGATTTGTGATCAATGTAAAAAATGGCAGCCTATTAATTGTAGTGATCGAAAAGAAGTTGGCGTTTTGAATTTTAATGGGGCATATTCCAAGTATTTGAAAATGCCGGCCAGGTTTGCGCATAAGCTGCCAAAAGGCACGGATTTACTAAGCGCCTGCTTGGTAGAACCTTTAGCGGTTTCCCTAAGGGGTATTAATAAATTAACCAAAGGGGATGAAAAGGGGAATCGGCAGGTTGCAGTGGTGGGATTTGGAACGATTGGGAATCTTTGCGCCCAATTAATGAGTTTATTAGGCCATGCTGTAACTGTCTTTGATAGCAATAAGTCAAGAATTGAAAATATTGCTGATATTAATCTTTTAGGAATAACTGAGATATCTGGTTTGGCGAGGTTTGATTATATAATTGAGGCGACAGGAAATACAAAGGTGCTTAAGCAAATATTATCTGAAAGCCGTACTAGCGCTAAAATCCTGATTTTAGGATTGCCATATTCGCCAATGGAATTTAATTTTGGGTCAATTGTATGTTTTGA includes:
- a CDS encoding B12-binding domain-containing radical SAM protein, whose translation is MTRSKFKILLVYPNLPMMLVTPLSIAAFIWILRREGFEVDLFDTTSYGEGDLSSPQNRVKYLQARNLFSEGNLKQLKSTDMVDDFQRKLESFSPDLILYSFPEDGFRRAIHLLRVSNPYNIPTIVGGILATSAPDWLISHPEVAMLGVEEGEELIKEVALRLAKGKDIFDVAGLWIKKKDGSIIRNAIGPYVDLDDYSTDFSLFDEERLIRPMGGIIHRALPIETYRGCPHDCTFCNSSLHNRIARERHTTFLRRRSIDGIRKEIKHLLDDYAINLLYVIDDSFLARPKHEIDGFMEMYKEFKIPFWCNTRPEHCTLETLTRMKDVGLFRMSFGIESGNEDFRRKNLNRNITNEKLLHCFDIIDQSGVAYSINCMIGFPFETREMVFDTIRLAKKIKGYDSLTVSIFTPYRGTILRQKAIEAGWLDPEAQTIHTTATSLLNMPHFTARQIDGLMRTFPLYVEFDEFDWPEIEKAELSEPGGEEILVRYSELYKKRRWEKNPETKRRA
- a CDS encoding phosphoglycerate dehydrogenase, producing MLRKIMISAPYMQLAIDAFRSFFNENNLEVIIPKVQERLEEGELLDLIGEIDGVICGDDRFTAKVLNRAKKLKVIAKWGTGTDSIDREEALKLGIAVCNTPNAFTEPVADTVLGYMLSFARRIPWSTNDIKNGLWRKKQGITLGECVLGVVGVGNIGKAVIRRAKAFGMKTIGNDISRISEEFLKETGTEMKTKKDLLKLSDFVTLNCDLNPTSHHLMGDDEFQLMKPTAYIINTARGPIINEKALIKALKKKQIAGAGLDVFEKEPLPKNSPLRKMNNCLLAPHNANSSPAAWAHVHQNTLNNLLMGLISGRRHA
- a CDS encoding cyclase family protein → MHKYIKISYDLAPDMPIFENNPQNKYEEINSFRKGDNWSSALVTIFTHNGTHIDAPYHFDPRGKKIGDYPIESFIFNKPRMLNVIKKEGELINANDLYGEKDEKCDLLLIRTGFGGKRKEAAYVHNGPWLHPEGAKFIIKCYPKLKAIGIDAISIASPRHLKEGVEAHKILLKKVMIIEDLNLSMAPPNIKKIFAIPLFAKNVDSMPCTALVEVEG
- a CDS encoding alcohol dehydrogenase catalytic domain-containing protein, whose amino-acid sequence is MKNAFATIIIRTFNEAKHLARLLDGILEQDNKNYEIIIVDSGSTDNTLEIAKRYPVRILNIQPEIFSFGRSLNVGCKNAEGEYLIFVSAHTYPFDRKWLDNLLLPFTDPKIAMVYGRQIGNHLTKLAEERDFKASFGDKSRILVEEPIGNNANAAIRKSLWIKVPFDEKLTGLEDIDWAHKVQKQGYYVYYRSDAVIFHIHEESFRQIYNRFKREALAYKNIFPDYHFNAKRSFLSYLSMVLKDVFFGIINKKSLNKIFSVFAYRLVEYKGLYDGFQYAGRLTAKLTDELYFLLKNRSIVFVGPKQHRIEEKMIPDLKDDEILIGVKYVGVCSTDLDVLSGELSYYRSGWAKYPIVPGHEFSGEVIRLGRNANSLNVGDKVVGECILGCGICDQCKKWQPINCSDRKEVGVLNFNGAYSKYLKMPARFAHKLPKGTDLLSACLVEPLAVSLRGINKLTKGDEKGNRQVAVVGFGTIGNLCAQLMSLLGHAVTVFDSNKSRIENIADINLLGITEISGLARFDYIIEATGNTKVLKQILSESRTSAKILILGLPYSPMEFNFGSIVCFDKTVIGSVGSGKEDFIQALNMFNMLNMKGLTQNIFSLENYEIAWKKQMNGEIAKAILKIGDE